From Sinorhizobium sp. B11:
GCATCGATATCAGCGAGCCGCTCGGCATCGGTGTCGGCATCCATACGGGCGATGTCCAGATCGGCGAATTCTCTAGCTTCCACAGCGATTTCACCGCGATCGGCGGCGTGGTCAACCAGGCCGCAAGACTGGAATCGCAGGCACAGCCGGGCGAGATCGTGGTTTCGGCCGAAGCGGCCCGCCAGGCGCCGGCGCTCATGACCGGGAGCGAGGTGCGGATGCTCTCGCTGAAGGGCTTCGAGCAGCCGGTGGAGGCGCGGATCTTACAGGCGGATTGAGCGCGGATGCCTCCCCCGTATCGGGACTGTCCAGCCGCCCTCAAGCGGGGCGGCCGGGCGTTGGCGGCGACCGCGCGGTCGCCACCGGTAAGGATCATTGCTGGGTCTGTGGCCGTGTGGATTTCGCCAGCGCCGCGCTAAGAACCGCCGCGACGACGATGTTCGCCGCAAGGGCCAGAAGCCCGGTATAGACGGTGAAGCTCGCGCCTCCGATGGTCACCGCATGCAGCGGCTTCCAGCCCGCGTCCCAGACGAGATAGGTGCCGCCGAAGAAGCCGACGAACCAGCCAGCGAGCAGGCCGGGTGCGCGGAACCAGCCGGTATAGAGGCCGAAGACCAGGGCCGGCAGCGTCTGCAGGATCCAGATGCCGCCAAGCAATTGCAGGTCGAGGGCAAACTGTGTCGGCAGGAAGAGGATCACGAGCAGCGCACCGATCTTGACGATGAGCGACGTGATCTTCGCGACCTTGGCCTCTCCCGCCGGAGACACGGCGGGATCGACGTAAGCCTTCCAGAAATTGCGGGTGAAGAGATTGGCCGCGCCGATGCTCATGACCGCAGCCGGCACCAGCGCGCCGATGGCGATAGCCGCGAAGGAAAAGCCTGCAAACCAGCTGGAGAACAGGGTCTTGAACAGCGCGGGAACGACGTCGTTGGCGCTGTCCAGCTGCAGATGCGCGGCATGGCCCATGTAGCCGAGCAGCGCCAGCAGGCCGAGCAGCAGCGTATAGGCCGGCAGCAGCACCGCATTCTTGCGGATCGTGTTGCCGCTGTTGGAGGCGAAGATGCCGGTCAGCGTATGCGGATACATGAAGGCGGCGAGAGCCGAGCCCAGCGCCAGCGTCGCATAGGCGACATACTGGTTGGAGGCGAGCAGCAGGCTTCCCGAGCCCTTGGCCTGGAAGGCGGCATCGGCGGCATTGAAGACATTGGCGTAGCCGCCGAGCTTCGAGGGGATCAGTGCCACGGCGGCAATCACCACGATATAGATCATGATGTCCTTGACGAAGGCGATCAGCGCCGGTGCGCGCAGGCCTGCGGAATAGGTGTAGAGCGCCAGCACGATGAAGGCGATGGCGAGCGGCAGTTCGCCATGCAGGCCGAGCGCCTTGAGCACTGCCGTCATGCCGACGAGCTGCAGGGCGATATAGGGCATGGTGGCGATGACGCCGGTGGCGGCGACCGCCAGTTCCAGCCCGCGTGAACCGTACTGGCCGTGCACGACGTCGGCAGCGGTGACATAGCCGAACTCCTTCGCCCGCTTCCACAGCACCGGCATGACCATGAAGACGAAGGGATAGACGATGATCGTATAGGGCAGCGCGAAGAAACCGTAGGCGCCGACCGTATAGACGAGTGCCGGCACGGCGATGACCGTGTAGGCGGTGTAGAAATCGCCGCCGACGAGGAACCAGGTGATCCAGGTGCCGAACGAGCGGCCGCCGAGACCCCATTCGTCGATATGGGCAAGCGTTTCGGGCTTGCGCCAGCGGGCGGCGACGAAGCCCATGATCGTGACCAGGACGAAGAAGAAGATGAAGACGGAGAGCGCCGTTACGTTGATGTCACTCCCCATCGCGCGTGCTCCTGTAGGCGACCCAGATCAGGGCTGCGGTGATCGGCACCCAGAGCAGCTGATACCAGTAGAAGAAGGGGAAGCCGAAGAGTTCCGGTTCGCGGAAATTGTAGAACGGCACCCAAAGGAGGCCGATATAGGGAATGAGCAGCAGCCAGAGCGCCGCCTTCCCGGTGGATTTCTGATTCACGATGATATCCTCTCGTCCTGAGCGCCCGGGCGCCTGCCCGGCCAGACGGAGAAAGATCTTGGGCCGACCCCGCGACAAAGCCGCGGCGGGTCGTATGGCTGGCGGATTTTTCTCCCCTGGGCACAGATCCTCCGCTGTGCGCAAGCCTTGCTAGAACAGGCAGCGCACGCGCCTCAAGACGCGCGGCGGGGATGTTGGCGCCGGACTACCCACTGGTGGGTAGCTCCGCCAGCGCATCGGGATGCTCCAGGACGAAGCGCACGAGATCAGCGGTCGTGGAGACGCCGAGCTTGCGCTTGAGATGCTTGCGGTGCGTCTCGACGGTCGCCTCGCTGATTCCGAGTTCGTCGCCGATCTCGCGATTGCTCTTGCCCGCAGCCACCAGCCGCGCCACCTCGTGTTCGCGCCGGGTCAGGCGTTCGCCTGTCGGCAGCGGACCGGTGTTGAGCAGCAGATCCCTCACGCCGCTGGAAAAATAGGTCTGCCCGCCCGCCACCGTCACGATCGCCTCCACGACCTCTGACGTCGGTACCTCCTTGAGCACGTAGCCCGCAGCACCGCGCATGATCGAAGACGAAATATACTCGCGGCTGTCGTGCATCGACAGCATGACGATACGGCTTTCCGGGCTCTCGGCCTTGATCAGCGTTATGGCGTCGATGCCGCTGGTCTTCGGCATGTTGATATCGAGGAGCACGACGCGCGGGCGCAGTGCCCGCAGGAGCGGCAGCGCCTCGGCCACGTCGTTTGCGCCGCCAACGACGCTGACGCTGTCGTAGGTGTCGAGAACCTTCCTCAGCCCGTCGACCACGACGGGATGGTTGTCGACCAGGAATACGGTGATCGGCGTCATCGTCGTCCGCCCCTTTCACACGACCGCTTCAAGCGGCCATCTCATGCTGCTTTTGTCGCAGCGTCCGCTCGTGCTGCCGATCGCGGCAGCATCACCTGCAATTTCGTGCCTTTTTCCGTTCCGCCGATAATCACCATCCCGCCGAAATGCGCAACACGCTCGCGGATGTTCTGCAGACCGAGCCCTTCGTTCTGCCTGATGAAGCCGGACGGCAGGCCGAGGCCGTTATCGGCGATCTGCATCCTGGCGCGCCCGTTCTCGCTCCACAGCCTGATTTCCAGCGCCGTGGCCTTCGAATGCCGCTCCACATTGTTCAGCGCCTCCTGGGTGACGCGAAAAAGAGCCGTGCGCGCGTCGGGCGAGAGATCGTCCACGAAGCTCTCCATGTCCATCGTCAGCGCCAGCCCGGTGCGCAGCGAGAATTTCTCCGCCAGGTTCTTGATGGCGGCAGCCAGCCCCATATCGTCAAGGACGCGCGGCCGCAGGTCATGCGAGATTTCGCGGATCTCGCGGATCGTGGCATTGAGCCCCTTGACGCTTTCGTCGATCGCCTCTTTCAGCTCCGTCGTTTCCGCATGTCGCCCCGCAAGCTCCATCGCGAAGCGTACGCCGAGCATGTCCTGCGAGATGCCGTCGTGCAGCTCCCGCGCTAGCCTCGCCCGTTCGGATTCCTGCGTGTCGATCACGCGCTGCGTCAGCTGCTTCAGCGCCCCGTCTGCCATCCGGCGCTCGTCGAGCGTCAGATAGAGACAGGTCGAAAAGACGATCACCACCGCCGGAACGGCAAATAGCGCGACGATGATGAAACTCTGCCGCGTGCGCTCGCGCAGCGCCGCGTTGGCCGCCGAGGTCTGGACCGCGACATCGTCCAGATAGGCGCCCGTACCCAGCACCCAGCCCCATTTGGGAAGTGCCACCACATAGGAGATCTTGTCGGCGACGGCTTCGGTGGAGGGTTTCTGCCACTTGTAGCGGTGATAGCCGCCGCCGCTTCTGGCGGCAGCGACAAGCTCGCGGATGACCCGGTCGCCGTCAGGGTCCACCAGCGTCATCCAGTTCCTGCCGTTGCGGAACGCCTGCCGGGGATGGACGACATTGTTGCCGGCATAGTCGTAGACGAAGAAATATCCGTCCTTGCCGTAGTCGAGCGAATTCAGGATCGCGGCGACGCGCTCCTTGGCGGCGTCGTCATCCACCCCCGCGCCGTCATAGGTCGACTGGATGGATGACATTGCCACACCGACGAGATTGGCGATCTCCCCTTCCTTCGAGCGCAGCATCGCCTCCTCGAACGCGGCCGAATTGCTGCGTGCAAGCTTGGCCGACTGCCAGGTGAGCAGCATGGTGACCGCCAGCGTAACCACGATCAGGGGGCCGACAGCGAGGACCAGGATTTTCGATCTGAACGTCATTGATACTCTTCCCGTCGTTCAACCGGCGGCACAGCGGCCCCTGGTCCTTGTGACGGAGTTTTGCCTTCGCCACAACATCGCCGGCCAGCCGCTCGACATCGGCGCCGGCATACAGATCGGAGAATTCTCCAGCTTCCGCAGCAATTTCACCGCGATCGGCGGCGTGGTCAACCAGGCGACAAAGGCGCAATCGCAGGCGCGGCCGGGCAAAAACACAAAAGCGCTTGCATTTAAATCCGAACGTTCGTATTTTTATCCATGAAAACCGGGGCCCATATCTGTGACGCGAACGCGCAAGATCACCACTGACGATATTCTCGATGCTGCAGAGCGCGTGGTCGTGCGCGCTGGCGCGGCCGGGCTTTCGATCGATGCGGTCGCAAAGGAAGCCGGCGTCAGCAAGTCGCGCGTCGTCTATGACCACAAGACCAAGAGCGCGCTTCTGGAAGCGCTGGTCGATCGCCGTGTCGGGGCAGATGTCGCCCATATGCAGGAATGCGTTGACGCCGCGACGGATACCCCTCACCCGGAGCTTTACGGCCGCATTGCCGCTGCCGACAAGACGCTCGACGATACCGACCGCGCCGTGGCTATGGCGATCAGCGCCTCCATGTCGAGCGAGGAAAACCTGCAGCAGATCATCCGCAAATGGGTGGTGAGCGATCTGGCGGCCATGGCCGCCGGGCCGAAGCCGCGAGCAGCCCTGATGGCCTATCTGGCGCTGACCGGCTTCTATTGTACCGAACTTTTCGATTTCCACCGCTGGAGCGGTGGCGAGCGCCAGCAGCTGCTCGAGGATATCCGTAACGTCTACACAACGTTTCGCGAGCCTCCTGAAACGAAGAGCTGACCCTAGTTAAACTCCAAACCGGTTCCGGGAATGCCGTTGAGCGGTCTTTCCGATGGGAACTGCTTGGGAAAAATGACCTGAACAAGCCGCCCGGGGGGCGGCCAAAAAGGGAAAAGACTGATGTTGCGCAAGACCAGACTGCCGCGCCTCAAGGCGATCATGGCAGCCACCGCCCTCCTCGCATTCACCGCTGGCGAGACGTTCGCGCAGGAAGGCATGCAGATGCCGCCGGCGGCCGTCGGCGTCGTCGAGCTGAAGGCCCATGCCGTGCCTGTGGTCAACGAGCTGCCGGGCCGCATTGCCGCCACCCGTGTTTCGGAAGTGCGCGCCCGCGTCTCCGGCATCCTGCAGGAACGCGTCTTCGAGCAAGGCACATTGGTCAAGCAGGGCGACGTGCTCTACCGCATCGATCCGCGCATCTTCCGCGTGCGGGTTGCCTCTGCTGAAGCCACATTGCAGCGCGCCAAGGCGACGCAGCAGAATGCGCGCCTGCAGCTGCAGCGCCAGCAGAACCTGAAGGAGCGCAATATCGCGACCGGCATCGATTACGATACGGCCGCCGTCGCCGTCGCCCAGGCCGATGCCGATGTGGCAAGCGCCGAAGCCGGCCTCGATGAGGCCAAGATCAATCTCGATTACACCGAGGTCCGCGCGCCGATTTCAGGCATCATCGGCGGCGCGCTGGTGACCGAGGGCGCGCTCGTGACCGCCGACGGCACCTCCAATCTGGCGCTCATCCAGCAGGTCGACCCCGTCTATGCCGACTTCACCCAGTCGGCCCAGGATCTCCTGAACCTCAAGCGCGCAGTGGCCGACGGCAAGCTTGCAAGCACGGCACCCGGTGAGGCCCGCGTCGAACTCGTCTTCGACGATGGCAGCCTCTATGCCGAGCCCGGCCGGCTGCTGTTTGCCAGCGCCAATGTCGACCCCAATACCGGACAGGTGACGCTGCGCGCCGAATTCCCCAACAAGCATGGCGATCTCCTGCCCGGCATGTATGTGCGCGTGCGCATCGAACAGGCCGTGCGCCAGGATGCGCTGACCGTGCCGCAGCGGGCTGTCACGCGAAACGAAGCCGGCCAGGCGCAGGTCTATGTGCTCGCCGAAGGCAACAAGGCGGAGCTTCGCCCCGTCACGCTCGGCCAGGTTCTCGGCTCCGAATGGGTCGTCGAGACAGGCCTGAAGCCCGGCGAAACCGTGATTGCCGATGGCGTGCAGAAGGTGCAGCCCGGCGCGACTGTCGCGCCCGAACCCTGGAAGCCGGACGCCCCGGCGGACACTTCCGCCGCACCAGCGGATGCTTCCGCGAGTGCCCCTGCTCCGGCAAAGACGGCGGAGTAAGAGCTCATGGCACAATTCTTCATCCGCAGGCCGATCCTGGCCTGGGTCTTCGCATTGTTCATTTCGATTGCGGGCATCATCGCAATCCCCTTCCTGCCGGTCTCGCAATATCCGAAGGTCGCTCCGCCGCAGCTTTCGATCTCCACCTCCTATCCAGGTGCCTCACCGCAGGAAATCTATCAGGGCGTCACCCGCCAGATCGAGGATGAGCTGAACGGCGTCGAAGGCCTGATGTATTTCGAATCGACCTCTGATAATTCAGGCTCGGTCAGCATCAACGCCACCTTCCGCGCCGGCACCGATATCGACCAGGCCTCGGTCGACGTGCAGAACGCCATCCGCCGCGTCGAAGCCCGCCTGCCCGCGACCGTGCGTTCGCAGGGCATCAACGTGGAAGAGGCAAGCTCCGGCTTCCTGATGTTCATTGCGCTGACCTCGACGGACGGCACCCGCGATGAAGTGGCGCTCGGCGACTACATCACCCGCAACATCATCGGCGAGCTGCGCCGCATCGATGGCGTCGGCCGCGCCCAGCTCTTTGCCGCCCAGCGGGCGCTGCGCGTCTGGATCGATCCGGACAAGATGGTCGGCCT
This genomic window contains:
- a CDS encoding sodium:solute symporter family protein; protein product: MGSDINVTALSVFIFFFVLVTIMGFVAARWRKPETLAHIDEWGLGGRSFGTWITWFLVGGDFYTAYTVIAVPALVYTVGAYGFFALPYTIIVYPFVFMVMPVLWKRAKEFGYVTAADVVHGQYGSRGLELAVAATGVIATMPYIALQLVGMTAVLKALGLHGELPLAIAFIVLALYTYSAGLRAPALIAFVKDIMIYIVVIAAVALIPSKLGGYANVFNAADAAFQAKGSGSLLLASNQYVAYATLALGSALAAFMYPHTLTGIFASNSGNTIRKNAVLLPAYTLLLGLLALLGYMGHAAHLQLDSANDVVPALFKTLFSSWFAGFSFAAIAIGALVPAAVMSIGAANLFTRNFWKAYVDPAVSPAGEAKVAKITSLIVKIGALLVILFLPTQFALDLQLLGGIWILQTLPALVFGLYTGWFRAPGLLAGWFVGFFGGTYLVWDAGWKPLHAVTIGGASFTVYTGLLALAANIVVAAVLSAALAKSTRPQTQQ
- a CDS encoding response regulator transcription factor; its protein translation is MTPITVFLVDNHPVVVDGLRKVLDTYDSVSVVGGANDVAEALPLLRALRPRVVLLDINMPKTSGIDAITLIKAESPESRIVMLSMHDSREYISSSIMRGAAGYVLKEVPTSEVVEAIVTVAGGQTYFSSGVRDLLLNTGPLPTGERLTRREHEVARLVAAGKSNREIGDELGISEATVETHRKHLKRKLGVSTTADLVRFVLEHPDALAELPTSG
- a CDS encoding TetR/AcrR family transcriptional regulator encodes the protein MTRTRKITTDDILDAAERVVVRAGAAGLSIDAVAKEAGVSKSRVVYDHKTKSALLEALVDRRVGADVAHMQECVDAATDTPHPELYGRIAAADKTLDDTDRAVAMAISASMSSEENLQQIIRKWVVSDLAAMAAGPKPRAALMAYLALTGFYCTELFDFHRWSGGERQQLLEDIRNVYTTFREPPETKS
- a CDS encoding DUF3311 domain-containing protein, encoding MNQKSTGKAALWLLLIPYIGLLWVPFYNFREPELFGFPFFYWYQLLWVPITAALIWVAYRSTRDGE
- a CDS encoding efflux RND transporter periplasmic adaptor subunit; amino-acid sequence: MAATALLAFTAGETFAQEGMQMPPAAVGVVELKAHAVPVVNELPGRIAATRVSEVRARVSGILQERVFEQGTLVKQGDVLYRIDPRIFRVRVASAEATLQRAKATQQNARLQLQRQQNLKERNIATGIDYDTAAVAVAQADADVASAEAGLDEAKINLDYTEVRAPISGIIGGALVTEGALVTADGTSNLALIQQVDPVYADFTQSAQDLLNLKRAVADGKLASTAPGEARVELVFDDGSLYAEPGRLLFASANVDPNTGQVTLRAEFPNKHGDLLPGMYVRVRIEQAVRQDALTVPQRAVTRNEAGQAQVYVLAEGNKAELRPVTLGQVLGSEWVVETGLKPGETVIADGVQKVQPGATVAPEPWKPDAPADTSAAPADASASAPAPAKTAE
- a CDS encoding cache domain-containing protein — translated: MTFRSKILVLAVGPLIVVTLAVTMLLTWQSAKLARSNSAAFEEAMLRSKEGEIANLVGVAMSSIQSTYDGAGVDDDAAKERVAAILNSLDYGKDGYFFVYDYAGNNVVHPRQAFRNGRNWMTLVDPDGDRVIRELVAAARSGGGYHRYKWQKPSTEAVADKISYVVALPKWGWVLGTGAYLDDVAVQTSAANAALRERTRQSFIIVALFAVPAVVIVFSTCLYLTLDERRMADGALKQLTQRVIDTQESERARLARELHDGISQDMLGVRFAMELAGRHAETTELKEAIDESVKGLNATIREIREISHDLRPRVLDDMGLAAAIKNLAEKFSLRTGLALTMDMESFVDDLSPDARTALFRVTQEALNNVERHSKATALEIRLWSENGRARMQIADNGLGLPSGFIRQNEGLGLQNIRERVAHFGGMVIIGGTEKGTKLQVMLPRSAARADAATKAA